From Magnolia sinica isolate HGM2019 chromosome 13, MsV1, whole genome shotgun sequence, one genomic window encodes:
- the LOC131224263 gene encoding cytosolic sulfotransferase 5-like, whose amino-acid sequence MATSQTPPTPQEEKEELSHGCKELLSSLPTTNSWQHRLYQYQGFWYSEGFLLGTIACQRHFQAHDNDLLLATIPKAGTTWLKALAFAIMNRGCYPYPQHPLLSNNPHKLVPFLEMDYYTNKQTPDLECIGSPRFFSTHAPYTSLPQSIKDSNCRIIYLCRNPRDVFISLWHFSNKMRPETQSPISLEDAFDLFCAGISWRGPFWDHVLGYWKASLKSSEKVMFLNYENLKREPLVLLKRLAEFIGCPFTTEEDREGVLHDILRLCSFENLSNLDVNKTGKTHMGKDQYKFENTHFFRRGEVGDSSNYLTTQMIERLDRITEEKLKCYGLTFPISI is encoded by the coding sequence CCAACGACAAACTCATGGCAGCATCGTCTCTATCAGTACCAAGGTTTTTGGTACAGCGAAGGGTTTCTACTGGGAACAATTGCATGTCAACGGCACTTCCAAGCTCACGACAACGATTTACTACTGGCCACCATTCCCAAAGCAGGCACTACATGGCTCAAGGCACTCGCATTTGCTATCATGAACCGGGGCTGCTACCCATATCCTCAGCACCCTTTGCTCTCCAACAATCCCCACAAACTCGTACCTTTCCTGGAGATGGACTATTATACAAACAAACAAACTCCTGATCTTGAATGCATTGGCTCCCCTCGTTTCTTTTCCACGCATGCACCTTACACATCATTGCCACAATCCATTAAGGACTCTAACTGCAGAATTATCTATCTTTGTAGAAATCCTAGAGATGTGTTCATTTCTCTTTGGCATTTCTCAAACAAGATGAGACCTGAGACTCAATCACCGATCTCACTCGAAGATGCATTTGACCTTTTCTGTGCAGGTATTTCATGGCGTGGTCCCTTCTGGGACCATGTATTGGGGTACTGGAAGGCAAGCTTAAAAAGTTCTGAGAAGGTAATGTTTCTTAATTACGAGAATTTGAAAAGAGAGCCGTTGGTTTTGTTGAAAAGGTTGGCGGAGTTTATAGGATGCCCTTTTACAACTGAGGAGGATAGAGAAGGCGTGCTTCATGATATATTAAGGTTGTGTAGTTTCGAGAATTTGAGCAATTTGGACGTGAATAAGACCGGAAAGACTCATATGGGGAAGGACCAGTATAAGTTCGAGAATACTCATTTCTTTAGGCGAGGTGAGGTTGGTGATTCATCCAATTATCTTACTACTCAAATGATTGAACGGTTGGATCGGATCACGGAAGAAAAATTGAAATGTTATGGTTTGACGTTCCCAATATCTATTTAG
- the LOC131224264 gene encoding serine/arginine-rich splicing factor SC35-like, with translation MTFNTSEEDLHRIFGKYGKIFDVYAPWDDMHNRHRGFGFVRFRYATDTYAAIGILHVKHVDGRILTVALANSRKASSPPKSQDAPNSSQNPKTDFQNQTSAAGRNMASHPSV, from the coding sequence ATGACATTCAATACTTCAGAGGAGGACCTCCATAGGATTTTCGGTAAATATGGGAAGATATTTGATGTTTACGCCCCATGGGACGACATGCACAATCGTCATCGAGGTTTCGGATTCGTCAGATTCCGCTACGCTACGGACACTTATGCAGCGATTGGGATTCTCCATGTGAAACATGTGGACGGCCGCATCCTCACGGTCGCGCTGGCCAACTCCAGAAAGGCTTCTTCCCCACCCAAATCACAGGATGCTCCGAACTCCTCTCAAAACCCCAAAACAGATTTTCAGAACCAGACATCTGCAGCAGGGAGAAATATGGCCTCCCATCCCTCTGTCTAG